Proteins from one Erysipelothrix larvae genomic window:
- a CDS encoding polyphosphate polymerase domain-containing protein, with the protein MKKTHTFERFESKYLLTSNQKDALMALYNDHLVEDAFPHTHIVSVYFDTCDYRVIRESIEAKDYKEKLRLRKYVSDNQSGTLFFEIKRKVDGIVYKRRKGITSLQEIHRIHDSNPKELDQIEHEIQYVFQRNPDLKPSILIGYDRDAYKACDDDTFRLTIDTAIKARFIDVMDLEDTDGDHLLEEGMSLMEVKTRLGYPRWFLDFLNENGVIKQSFSKYGNAFKQKVAQGEIIYG; encoded by the coding sequence ATGAAAAAGACACATACATTTGAACGATTTGAATCGAAGTATCTCTTAACAAGCAATCAAAAAGATGCGCTGATGGCGTTATACAACGACCATCTTGTTGAGGATGCATTTCCGCACACGCATATTGTCTCAGTATATTTTGATACCTGTGATTATCGCGTCATTCGTGAATCAATTGAAGCCAAAGATTATAAAGAGAAATTAAGGTTGCGTAAATATGTTTCTGACAATCAAAGTGGCACCTTGTTTTTTGAAATCAAGCGTAAAGTAGATGGGATTGTTTACAAACGAAGAAAAGGAATTACGAGTCTTCAAGAGATTCATCGCATTCATGATTCAAACCCGAAAGAACTTGATCAAATTGAACACGAAATACAGTATGTATTTCAAAGAAATCCAGATCTAAAACCCAGCATTTTGATTGGATATGATCGCGATGCATATAAAGCCTGTGATGATGATACATTTCGACTCACAATTGATACAGCCATTAAAGCACGATTTATTGATGTCATGGATTTAGAGGATACGGACGGTGATCATCTTCTTGAAGAAGGTATGTCACTGATGGAAGTAAAAACGCGGCTGGGGTATCCGCGATGGTTTTTAGATTTTTTAAATGAGAATGGTGTTATTAAACAGTCTTTCTCAAAATATGGCAATGCATTCAAGCAAAAAGTTGCCCAAGGAGAAATTATCTATGGTTAA
- a CDS encoding DUF4956 domain-containing protein has protein sequence MVNQLFTSIFEITGSINLVSFLICIGAALLLGYISASIHTVGNTYSKGFVVSLALLPAAVCVVIMMVNGNVGTGVAVAGAFSLVRFRSLPGTAREISSIFLTMAIGLATGMGYIGYAVLFVIVIAPVQIIYSKSTFGEKDMDSLQRTVRITVPESLNYTDAFDEAFDEFTTSHQLLAVKTSNMGSMYRLTYSVLLKQSQDEKNLVDALRVRNGNLEISSSQREFVAHEL, from the coding sequence ATGGTTAATCAACTATTTACAAGCATCTTTGAAATCACAGGATCGATTAATCTTGTATCCTTTTTAATCTGTATCGGTGCTGCCTTGTTATTGGGTTATATTTCTGCATCAATCCATACGGTTGGAAATACGTATTCTAAAGGATTTGTGGTATCCCTCGCATTGCTACCAGCAGCGGTATGTGTTGTGATTATGATGGTCAATGGAAATGTAGGAACAGGGGTTGCGGTAGCAGGGGCCTTTAGTCTGGTCCGCTTTCGATCACTACCAGGTACTGCACGTGAAATTAGTTCCATCTTCTTAACGATGGCCATCGGACTTGCGACTGGGATGGGGTATATTGGATATGCCGTGCTATTTGTGATTGTGATTGCACCGGTACAAATTATCTATTCTAAATCAACATTTGGTGAAAAAGACATGGATTCATTACAACGTACTGTACGAATCACCGTACCCGAAAGTTTAAATTATACCGATGCATTTGATGAAGCATTCGATGAATTTACCACTTCACATCAATTATTGGCAGTCAAAACAAGTAATATGGGGAGTATGTACCGTTTGACCTATTCAGTGCTTTTAAAACAGAGTCAAGATGAAAAGAATCTTGTGGATGCACTGCGTGTCAGAAATGGAAATTTAGAAATAAGCAGTTCACAGCGCGAATTTGTAGCGCATGAACTTTGA
- a CDS encoding carbohydrate-binding domain-containing protein, with product MRKIGLILGMLLLFVGCSQVSEPQAQETPNQETETVDSDALDTSNLNILDASTMFSDDDKDTSFDATTALSLDVGSLTNASSVNGVTISDDFITIQQAGTYVLSGTTTRSVKVDVSESEKVHLVFNGVTINANNFAALYIYEADEVKLTIASNSVNTLTNTGGFSEDGDVNVDAVIFSRQDLILNGDGSLSVNATDGNGITGKDDLKLYGTLVNVTATNHGIEANDSVRIGSSTVVVNAGRDAIQADNTEDVTKGYVYVETSNLSLNAGNDGIQASSVLQIQSGDFKIVTFNGVDSSVDESLDESYKGLKADGIVFLGNGTYDINTADDAIHSGMDVIIDAGTYSIKTLDDGIHADETIQLNRPVITILESYEGLEAKVVEIDGGTISISASDDGINASDGTTTSGAPGQMGNANSDLLIQINGGLVSVNAGGDGIDSNGNIEVTGGEVYISTDGSGGDVGVDYDGTASITGGIIVSTGSQGMAQNFTTATQGSILYGASSTIAQGSQIKVSDQEGNGLIDTVAAGDFNSILISSPDFAQNDTLTLSLGSNETTITLTTLITSSGNGNQGGRPGGRR from the coding sequence ATGCGAAAAATTGGACTCATATTAGGCATGTTATTGTTGTTTGTGGGGTGTTCACAAGTGAGTGAACCTCAAGCGCAAGAAACACCAAATCAAGAGACTGAGACAGTAGACAGTGATGCATTGGATACATCGAATCTAAATATCTTGGATGCATCAACAATGTTCAGTGATGATGATAAGGATACATCATTTGATGCAACAACCGCTTTGTCCCTTGATGTAGGGTCATTAACGAATGCTTCTTCAGTAAACGGTGTTACAATCAGTGACGATTTTATTACCATTCAACAAGCAGGAACTTATGTTTTATCAGGAACAACAACACGAAGTGTTAAAGTGGATGTCAGTGAGAGCGAGAAAGTCCATCTTGTGTTCAATGGCGTCACAATTAATGCAAATAACTTTGCGGCACTCTATATCTACGAAGCCGATGAAGTGAAATTGACCATCGCCTCAAACAGTGTCAACACACTTACAAACACGGGTGGGTTTAGCGAAGATGGTGATGTTAACGTGGATGCAGTCATCTTCTCACGTCAAGATCTAATCCTTAATGGTGATGGATCATTGAGTGTTAACGCAACCGATGGAAATGGAATTACGGGTAAAGATGATTTGAAACTGTATGGCACGTTAGTGAATGTTACCGCAACAAATCATGGAATCGAAGCAAATGACAGTGTTCGCATTGGTTCAAGCACTGTTGTTGTAAATGCAGGGCGTGATGCAATCCAAGCGGATAACACTGAAGATGTGACGAAAGGATATGTTTATGTTGAAACATCAAATCTAAGCCTAAACGCAGGAAATGATGGCATTCAAGCCAGTTCAGTCCTACAGATTCAATCTGGAGATTTCAAAATTGTAACCTTTAATGGTGTTGATTCGTCAGTGGATGAGTCATTGGATGAAAGTTATAAGGGGCTGAAAGCTGATGGCATTGTATTTTTAGGAAACGGAACGTATGACATTAATACAGCAGATGATGCAATCCACTCAGGTATGGATGTCATCATTGATGCAGGAACTTATTCAATTAAAACCTTGGATGACGGCATCCATGCGGATGAAACAATCCAGTTAAATCGTCCCGTTATCACCATTTTAGAAAGTTATGAAGGACTTGAAGCAAAAGTTGTTGAAATTGATGGAGGTACGATATCAATCAGTGCATCCGATGATGGCATCAATGCATCCGATGGCACTACAACTTCTGGCGCACCGGGTCAAATGGGAAACGCGAATTCTGACCTATTGATTCAAATCAATGGCGGACTTGTATCTGTTAATGCAGGGGGTGATGGCATTGACTCCAATGGCAATATCGAAGTCACAGGTGGTGAAGTGTATATCAGTACCGATGGAAGTGGTGGCGATGTGGGCGTTGACTATGATGGAACGGCTTCAATCACAGGTGGTATCATTGTTTCCACTGGCTCACAAGGTATGGCTCAAAACTTCACAACCGCAACACAAGGAAGCATTTTATATGGCGCTTCTAGTACCATCGCACAAGGATCTCAGATAAAGGTCAGTGACCAAGAAGGCAATGGATTGATTGACACGGTCGCAGCAGGTGACTTTAATTCAATCTTAATATCATCACCTGATTTTGCACAAAACGATACCTTAACATTAAGCTTGGGTTCCAATGAAACAACAATTACACTCACCACTCTTATTACTTCCTCAGGTAATGGGAACCAAGGTGGTAGACCTGGGGGAAGACGATAG
- a CDS encoding ChbG/HpnK family deacetylase codes for MISKLIINADDFGLTREVSHAIIDAHVNGVVTSTTLMGNCEKNVLVDAQEASRKYPDLGIGVHLVLTKGQPILKTHKTIVDGLGKFKYKADQFDESVDVNEVYEEFKAQIERIAQVIEITHFDSHHHVHLDPLFQSVSKRLCKEFKIPMRWNKAKKFQYVYCSHGFYDETATLQGLQEILRKHHGLVDVMVHPGYEDDPFLDEISAYTSTRYEEYKVLTSQALKDFLVEHNIELVNYRFVKKTP; via the coding sequence TTGATTTCTAAATTAATTATAAATGCGGATGATTTTGGACTTACGCGAGAGGTTTCCCATGCAATCATTGATGCACACGTGAATGGCGTGGTTACATCAACAACATTAATGGGAAATTGTGAAAAAAATGTATTAGTCGATGCGCAAGAGGCTTCGCGCAAATATCCCGATTTAGGGATTGGTGTTCACCTAGTTTTAACTAAAGGACAACCTATTTTAAAAACACATAAGACGATTGTAGATGGACTTGGAAAGTTTAAATATAAAGCAGACCAGTTTGATGAGTCTGTGGATGTTAACGAAGTATATGAAGAATTCAAAGCGCAGATTGAACGAATTGCGCAAGTGATTGAGATTACTCATTTTGATTCGCACCATCATGTTCATCTGGATCCATTATTTCAATCAGTTTCAAAACGTTTGTGCAAAGAATTCAAAATACCGATGCGTTGGAATAAAGCAAAAAAATTCCAATATGTCTATTGTTCGCATGGCTTCTATGACGAAACTGCGACCCTTCAAGGACTTCAAGAAATCCTACGCAAGCACCACGGTCTTGTTGATGTGATGGTCCACCCGGGTTATGAAGATGATCCTTTCTTAGATGAAATCTCTGCATACACTTCAACGCGCTATGAAGAGTACAAGGTACTAACATCTCAGGCGCTTAAAGATTTTCTTGTGGAACATA